In Rhodobacter sp. 24-YEA-8, the following are encoded in one genomic region:
- the secG gene encoding preprotein translocase subunit SecG has product METFVLTIHLILALLLIGVVLVQKSEGSALLSGGGNMQARAKPNGLTRVTWILAGAFIVTSLALTVLATRGASTGSVIDGLMPPAAQTNSNSPDISGMMPPPASGSTDPAAPPAAVDPAAPPADPAPAASAPAETAPAETAPEAAPETTPAQPAN; this is encoded by the coding sequence ATGGAAACCTTTGTCCTTACGATCCACCTGATCCTTGCCTTGCTGCTGATCGGAGTGGTGCTGGTCCAGAAGAGCGAAGGCTCCGCCCTGCTGTCCGGCGGCGGCAATATGCAGGCGCGCGCCAAGCCCAATGGCCTGACACGCGTGACCTGGATCCTTGCAGGCGCCTTCATCGTGACCTCGCTGGCGCTGACCGTTCTGGCCACGCGCGGAGCAAGCACCGGCTCGGTGATTGACGGGCTGATGCCCCCGGCCGCGCAGACGAACAGCAACAGCCCGGACATCTCGGGCATGATGCCGCCTCCGGCCTCGGGCAGCACCGATCCGGCAGCACCGCCTGCCGCTGTGGACCCCGCCGCACCCCCTGCCGATCCTGCACCTGCCGCGTCTGCCCCTGCGGAAACCGCACCGGCTGAAACCGCGCCCGAAGCGGCCCCGGAAACCACACCGGCCCAACCGGCCAACTGA
- a CDS encoding DMT family transporter translates to MTQAISPSRPTGARAASAGARATDRILPGIILMLAFCTLAPLLDVSSKLAAEAGVPVGWITAARFIVQGLMMAPIILAMGISPALNLRALGLVFLRAFLLVFSTFSFVSGLTVMPIADALAVAFLEPFILLLLGSWIFGDEVGPRRIAACIVGFAGSLLIIQPSITVFGLMALWPLGTAFGFALYMLVTRGMSSFMHPVAMQFHTSWAGVVLCLPVLAVLWNGPLPQFAFVMPEGITWLWLVGVGFWACISHMCMTMALSYAPSATLGPLHYFEIVIAVILGYLVFNDLPNGLSFAGIAIIIASGLYLVHRERVAIRERARQTAAAGQSARIT, encoded by the coding sequence ATGACCCAGGCCATTTCCCCTTCCCGTCCGACTGGCGCCCGTGCCGCCTCAGCCGGTGCCCGTGCCACCGACCGCATCCTGCCGGGCATCATTCTGATGCTGGCCTTTTGTACCCTGGCGCCGCTGCTGGATGTGTCGTCGAAGCTTGCAGCCGAGGCGGGCGTGCCGGTCGGCTGGATCACCGCGGCGCGGTTCATCGTCCAGGGGCTGATGATGGCGCCGATCATCCTCGCGATGGGGATCTCGCCTGCGCTGAACCTGCGCGCGCTTGGCCTTGTGTTCCTGCGCGCCTTCCTCCTGGTCTTTTCGACCTTTTCCTTTGTCTCGGGTCTGACGGTGATGCCGATCGCCGATGCCCTTGCCGTCGCCTTTCTCGAACCCTTTATCCTGCTGCTCCTCGGCAGCTGGATCTTTGGCGACGAAGTCGGACCGCGCCGGATCGCAGCCTGTATCGTCGGCTTTGCGGGGTCGCTTCTGATCATCCAGCCCTCGATCACCGTTTTCGGGCTGATGGCGCTCTGGCCGCTCGGGACGGCTTTTGGTTTCGCGCTTTATATGCTGGTCACGCGCGGTATGTCGTCTTTCATGCATCCGGTTGCGATGCAGTTCCACACCAGCTGGGCGGGGGTGGTGCTTTGTCTGCCGGTTCTGGCGGTGCTGTGGAACGGCCCCCTGCCGCAATTCGCCTTTGTCATGCCCGAGGGGATTACATGGCTCTGGCTGGTCGGCGTCGGCTTCTGGGCCTGCATCAGCCATATGTGCATGACCATGGCGCTGAGCTATGCGCCTTCGGCCACGCTGGGGCCGCTGCATTACTTCGAAATCGTGATCGCGGTGATTCTGGGTTATCTCGTTTTCAACGATCTGCCGAATGGCCTGAGTTTCGCCGGCATAGCCATCATCATCGCCTCGGGCCTCTATCTGGTGCATCGTGAGCGGGTGGCGATCCGCGAGCGGGCGCGTCAGACCGCCGCCGCCGGGCAAAGTGCCCGGATTACCTGA
- a CDS encoding thiamine diphosphokinase → MKLPLDQCPNLHFSAGITLVGGGPVPARDLALALRLAPVAIAADGGADRLIAAGIAPEAVIGDLDSISPTALAQIPSDRLHRIAEQDSTDFDKALRRIAAPFILGLGFTGARMDHGLAVLNSLVRHPERPCLVLGPQDVAFALPPGETRLRLKAGDRVSLYPFARVTGTSEGLEWPLDGHVFQPDGFIATSNRASVADVVLRPDQPGMIAILPRRRLRQVIRALCPAAAV, encoded by the coding sequence ATGAAATTGCCACTTGATCAATGCCCGAACCTTCACTTCTCCGCTGGGATTACGCTTGTGGGCGGTGGCCCGGTGCCTGCTCGCGATCTGGCGCTGGCGCTGCGGCTCGCACCGGTCGCAATTGCGGCAGATGGCGGCGCCGACCGGCTGATTGCGGCGGGAATCGCCCCCGAGGCGGTGATCGGCGATCTTGATTCGATTTCGCCCACAGCACTGGCGCAGATCCCTTCCGACCGGCTGCACCGGATTGCGGAACAGGACAGTACCGATTTTGACAAGGCGCTGCGGCGGATTGCGGCGCCCTTCATCCTAGGGCTGGGCTTTACCGGGGCCAGGATGGATCACGGGCTTGCCGTCTTGAACAGCCTCGTGCGCCATCCCGAACGGCCCTGCCTGGTGCTTGGCCCGCAGGATGTGGCCTTTGCGCTGCCCCCGGGCGAGACAAGGCTGCGGCTGAAGGCCGGGGACAGGGTGTCCCTGTATCCCTTCGCGCGCGTGACGGGCACAAGCGAGGGGCTGGAATGGCCGCTGGATGGCCATGTCTTTCAGCCCGACGGCTTTATCGCCACCTCGAACCGCGCTTCAGTTGCGGATGTGGTGCTCAGGCCCGATCAGCCGGGCATGATCGCAATTCTGCCGCGCCGCCGGCTGCGTCAGGTAATCCGGGCACTTTGCCCGGCGGCGGCGGTCTGA